The Ascaphus truei isolate aAscTru1 chromosome 18, aAscTru1.hap1, whole genome shotgun sequence genome window below encodes:
- the CPLX3 gene encoding complexin-3: MAFMVKTMVGGQLKNLTGGLGGKEEKGDGEKSPAEAHGMTREEYEEYQKQLLEEKMEREAMYTQRKAERATLRTHFRDKYRLPKNEVDDSQIQLAGGDVELPKELAKMIEEDNEEEEGRASVIGQLSSMPNLDLDSIKGKAQSTLDDLKQSAEKCAVM; the protein is encoded by the exons ATGGCATTCATGGTCAAAACCATGGTGGGAGGTCAGCTGAAGAACCTCACCGGAGGTctgggggggaaagaagagaagGGAGACGGGGAGAAATCACCAGCGGAAGCCCATGGGATGACCAGGGAGGAGTATGAAGAATATCAAAAACAGCTCCTAGAGGAGAA GATGGAGAGGGAAGCCATGTACACACAGCGGAAGGCAGAGCGAGCCACGCTCCGGACCCACTTCAGAGATAAGTACCGGTTGCCCAAG AATGAAGTTGATGATTCGCAGATCCAGCTGGCCGGGGGAGACGTGGAGCTGCCCAAAGAGCTGGCCAAGATGATCGAGGAGGATAATGAGGAGGAAGAGGGTAGGGCATCTGTCATCGGTCAGCTGAGCAGCATGCCGAACCTTGACCTGGACTCCATTAAAGGAAAAGCCCAGTCCACTCTGGATGACCTGAAGCAGTCAGCAGAGAAGTGTGCAGTCATGTGA